The Henckelia pumila isolate YLH828 chromosome 2, ASM3356847v2, whole genome shotgun sequence genome includes a window with the following:
- the LOC140885061 gene encoding uncharacterized protein yields MEDSSRPLATESFSYSWLTHQKPSSSRDLLRILTSISTEKFDFDVPVTAVSSLVDADEIFSDGHIKPVYAHRSTKVEASKTTTVTTSVPGSPVSSINTLVNKNIDFIKKWRNSYRRILHKCFGFLKPLYQTLGSSRKNIRVVDLDRKVSDIQSLSNSLEPSPRNSSDYDYDSFMDSYKFAKMNEKIDAQNGLTRAKSWSSSPQVMSSPSQSWCDMESSIHEAILYCKRSIEK; encoded by the exons ATGGAAGATTCATCAAGACCTCTGGCCACCGAAAGTTTTTCTTACAGCTGGTTGACACACCAGAAACCCTCTTCATCCCGTGATCTCCTCCGCATTCTTACCTCGATTTCGACCGAAAAATTCGACTTTGATGTTCCTGTCACTGCGGTATCATCTCTCGTTGATGCTGACGAAATTTTCTCTGATGGCCACATCAAACCAGTGTATGCTCACAGATCAACGAAAGTTGAGGCCTCAAAGACGACCACTGTCACAACTTCCGTTCCCGGATCCCCTGTTTCATCGATAAATACTCTAGTAAATAAAAACATAGATTTCATAAAAAAATGGAGGAATTCATACAGAAGGATTCTCCACAAGTGTTTCGGGTTTCTGAAGCCACTTTATCAGACATTAGGGTCTTCAAGAAAGAACATTAGGGTCGTCGATCTTGACCGAAAAGTCAGCGACATTCAAAGCTTGAGCAATTCTCTTGAGCCATCTCCAAGAAACAGTTcagattatgattatgattcATTTATGGACTCCTATAAATTCGCGAAAATGAACGAGAAAATCGACGCCCAAAACGGATTGACGAGGGCTAAAAGTTGGAGCAGTTCACCGCAAGTGATGAGTTCTCCTTCACAGTCTTGGTGTGATATGGAGAGCTCGATTCATGAAGCAATTCTCTACTGCAAGAGATCAATAG AAAAATGA